From the genome of Muricauda sp. SCSIO 64092, one region includes:
- a CDS encoding DoxX family membrane protein — MEKKSKIEISVIILRVLIGWHFLYEGIVKLYNPDWTAFGYLASAQGPFKSVFSALANESVIGWVDTLNMAALMVVGITLLLGIFEKMGAIVGIGLLAMYYLSHPPFPGLTQLNVEGNYWLVNKNLIEMAALLLLYHFPTGYRFGIKNLRKHKTVAQ, encoded by the coding sequence ATGGAAAAAAAGTCTAAAATTGAAATAAGTGTCATCATTTTGCGTGTGCTGATCGGATGGCATTTTTTGTATGAGGGTATAGTGAAATTGTACAATCCGGATTGGACGGCCTTTGGCTATTTGGCATCGGCACAGGGACCTTTTAAATCGGTATTTTCCGCTTTGGCCAATGAATCCGTTATCGGATGGGTAGACACCCTGAACATGGCAGCATTGATGGTAGTTGGCATTACGCTGCTTTTGGGCATTTTTGAAAAAATGGGAGCGATAGTGGGTATTGGCCTTTTGGCCATGTATTACCTGTCACATCCTCCTTTTCCCGGATTGACACAATTGAACGTTGAGGGGAACTATTGGTTGGTAAACAAAAATCTCATTGAGATGGCCGCTTTGTTGCTACTTTACCACTTCCCCACGGGATACAGATTCGGGATTAAAAATTTAAGGAAACATAAAACGGTTGCGCAATGA
- the rpmG gene encoding 50S ribosomal protein L33 → MAKKGNRIQVILECTEHKESGMPGTSRYITTKNKKNTPDRLQIKKFNPILKRMTIHKEIK, encoded by the coding sequence ATGGCAAAGAAAGGGAATAGAATTCAGGTTATTTTAGAGTGTACTGAGCATAAGGAATCCGGTATGCCAGGTACTTCACGATACATTACGACCAAAAACAAAAAGAATACGCCAGATCGGTTGCAGATTAAAAAATTCAATCCAATCCTCAAGCGCATGACCATTCATAAAGAAATAAAGTAA
- a CDS encoding RDD family protein gives MNVTYAILPSRIKAVVIDSIILIAAMYGTSEVFSLFDEVSNTLRIFSFVLIFFVYDPFFTSAFGGTIGHSYSNIRVKREKDLDRNISFPMAVIRYVLKAFLGWISLLTVTGNNKRKAIHDFVVNSVVIEVDKTN, from the coding sequence ATGAATGTAACATATGCAATTCTTCCCAGTAGGATAAAAGCTGTTGTTATAGATAGCATAATACTGATAGCTGCCATGTACGGAACTTCTGAAGTTTTTAGCCTTTTTGATGAGGTTTCAAATACGCTTAGAATCTTTTCTTTTGTGCTTATTTTTTTTGTTTATGACCCCTTTTTTACCAGTGCATTCGGTGGTACGATCGGACATTCCTACAGTAATATAAGGGTAAAGAGGGAAAAGGATTTAGACCGAAACATTTCATTTCCTATGGCAGTCATTCGTTACGTGCTAAAAGCATTCCTAGGCTGGATTTCACTCTTAACAGTTACCGGAAATAACAAAAGAAAGGCGATTCATGATTTTGTGGTGAATTCTGTGGTGATTGAAGTTGACAAGACCAATTAA
- a CDS encoding immunoglobulin domain-containing protein encodes MEIIHKPNWEMVLYRILFIFTLLLGFNGFTQNTFSDAFSSVSYSNNDGTQNFSGNWTEINDGNSPSTGRIRVSGNRLQFNDISRSDHGIYRQANLSSWTIATLSFDWQTSGLDGGTDSTSENLSIQASSDGVNFTTIGTFYGSNSGSFSTDISTYISSTTTFRFYNTSTWGSGDWESSEYVYIDNFTITIENDYDGDGIGDATDLDDDNDGITDEEEYCSTANVSFLASADVGERSVTVNHTDTGYLRLDFSSMDNSFQLFINGTPVHPSVLEFENGALGTGEEYFLFLDSAFIASPWVANSNGLPRLRLIVNESGQAQLFGTRSTSSTILEPMTAQAATAFNVIPWTPGNNNTFVVTNQAGPGPEGFSGVLFASAICDTDGDGISNEFDLDSDNDGIYDILESGVLNESGVVDTNNDGIIDGATGGSGSNGLFNAIEDNDTEYAIPSFTVLDSDSDGTYDPYSLDSDGDVCNDVVEAGFTDNNGDGLLGPLPVTVDASGLVTSGTDGYTTPDDNNTNSTFDFQETGSAPTITSQPADVTTCPGCTTTISATSTGNVLQWQLFNGSSWDNLSDSAQYSGTATNTLTIINPTPDQHNGQYRLVASFTDFICGLTNSNTALLTLQVNTVITNRRVTFRVDRG; translated from the coding sequence ATGGAAATAATCCATAAGCCTAATTGGGAAATGGTTTTGTACAGGATCCTTTTCATATTCACACTGCTTTTGGGGTTCAATGGCTTCACCCAAAACACCTTTTCGGATGCCTTTAGTTCAGTTTCCTATTCCAACAATGATGGTACACAAAACTTTTCGGGAAATTGGACTGAAATCAATGATGGCAACTCGCCTTCAACCGGAAGGATACGGGTTTCGGGAAATAGATTGCAGTTTAACGATATCAGTCGATCCGATCATGGTATTTATAGACAAGCCAATTTATCCAGTTGGACCATTGCTACCCTAAGTTTTGATTGGCAAACCTCGGGACTTGATGGAGGGACGGATTCCACCAGTGAAAACCTTAGTATACAAGCGTCAAGCGATGGCGTCAACTTTACCACTATTGGTACGTTTTATGGATCTAACAGCGGTTCTTTTTCTACGGATATTTCTACGTATATATCCAGCACTACCACTTTTCGTTTTTATAATACCAGCACATGGGGTTCCGGAGATTGGGAAAGCAGTGAATATGTCTATATTGACAATTTTACCATAACCATCGAAAACGATTATGATGGTGATGGCATTGGGGATGCTACCGACTTGGATGATGACAATGACGGCATTACCGATGAGGAAGAGTATTGTTCAACTGCCAATGTCTCATTTTTGGCTTCGGCCGATGTAGGAGAACGGTCGGTCACTGTTAACCATACCGATACAGGATATCTTAGGTTGGATTTTTCGTCCATGGACAATTCCTTTCAGCTTTTTATCAATGGAACTCCGGTCCACCCTTCGGTATTGGAATTTGAAAATGGGGCATTGGGTACAGGGGAAGAGTATTTTTTGTTCCTGGATAGTGCTTTCATTGCCTCTCCTTGGGTCGCCAATTCAAACGGATTGCCCAGGTTACGACTTATTGTCAACGAATCTGGACAGGCACAGCTCTTTGGGACACGAAGTACCAGTTCAACTATTTTGGAACCGATGACTGCCCAGGCCGCAACAGCATTTAATGTTATTCCCTGGACTCCTGGAAACAACAATACATTCGTTGTTACCAATCAGGCAGGACCTGGACCTGAAGGATTTTCGGGCGTTTTATTTGCCAGTGCCATTTGTGATACCGATGGGGATGGGATAAGTAACGAATTTGACCTGGATTCCGATAATGATGGGATTTATGATATTCTGGAGTCCGGTGTTCTGAATGAATCCGGCGTAGTAGATACCAACAACGATGGTATTATTGATGGGGCAACGGGAGGTTCCGGATCCAATGGCTTGTTCAATGCCATTGAGGACAATGATACGGAGTATGCGATACCATCCTTTACCGTTTTGGATTCCGATTCCGATGGAACCTATGACCCTTACAGTCTTGATTCCGATGGTGATGTTTGCAATGACGTTGTGGAGGCAGGTTTTACGGATAACAATGGTGATGGCCTTTTGGGACCACTGCCGGTAACCGTAGACGCAAGCGGTTTGGTCACCAGTGGAACGGATGGCTATACGACACCGGATGACAACAATACGAATTCAACATTCGATTTTCAAGAAACCGGTTCGGCACCAACCATTACATCCCAGCCCGCCGATGTCACCACCTGTCCGGGCTGTACGACCACCATTTCGGCAACCTCAACCGGAAATGTACTCCAGTGGCAATTGTTCAATGGATCCAGCTGGGATAATTTATCGGACTCCGCCCAATATTCGGGAACAGCCACCAATACGTTGACCATCATAAATCCCACTCCCGATCAACACAATGGACAATACCGTTTGGTGGCCAGTTTTACGGATTTTATATGTGGACTGACCAATAGCAATACGGCCCTATTGACACTACAGGTAAATACGGTGATTACCAATCGTAGGGTTACTTTTCGGGTGGACAGAGGTTAA
- a CDS encoding serine hydrolase domain-containing protein → MKRPLLLLFPVLLLFENCSTEPIENANGNDAVPNGSASTDLYFPSSTSGEWETLSTVELGWNPDAELALRDFLDEKDTKAFIILKDGKLAVEWYFDDHTPNTSWYWASAGKTLTAFTVGLAQEEGILAISDKTSNYLGQGWTSLASEKEDLITIWHQMTMTTGMNSLQFDCVTPNCLEYVADAGTRWRYHNGPYTLLQDVVANASGGEWTDYFNQKLRDRIGMDGFWFSTNDLNNVYFSTARSMARFGLLNLSKGIWDGEVILADETYLDEMKNTSQDFNKAYGYLWWLNGKSTYLAPGLPIEFDGELIPNAPTDTYAGLGKNDQKLYIVPSLGLVIVRMGEDAGENLLGPSSFDNALWEKLNAFIN, encoded by the coding sequence ATGAAACGTCCTTTACTGCTCTTGTTCCCGGTGTTGCTTCTTTTTGAAAATTGCTCCACGGAACCCATTGAAAATGCTAATGGGAACGATGCCGTACCCAATGGATCTGCAAGCACCGACCTGTATTTTCCATCCTCGACTTCTGGGGAATGGGAAACGCTATCCACTGTTGAATTGGGATGGAACCCAGATGCGGAACTAGCCCTACGGGACTTTTTGGATGAAAAGGACACCAAAGCCTTCATTATCCTAAAAGATGGGAAACTGGCTGTGGAGTGGTACTTTGATGACCATACCCCGAACACCAGTTGGTACTGGGCTTCTGCGGGCAAAACCTTAACCGCATTTACTGTGGGCTTGGCACAAGAAGAAGGGATATTGGCCATTTCCGATAAAACTTCCAACTATTTGGGCCAAGGGTGGACCAGCCTTGCATCGGAAAAGGAAGACCTCATTACTATTTGGCATCAGATGACCATGACCACGGGAATGAACAGCTTACAGTTCGATTGTGTTACCCCAAATTGTCTGGAATATGTGGCCGATGCAGGAACGCGATGGAGGTATCATAATGGTCCGTATACCTTATTGCAGGATGTAGTGGCCAATGCCAGTGGCGGGGAATGGACCGACTATTTCAATCAAAAACTTCGCGATAGGATTGGAATGGATGGGTTTTGGTTCTCTACCAATGATTTGAACAATGTTTACTTCAGTACCGCCCGAAGCATGGCGCGCTTTGGATTATTGAACCTCAGTAAAGGAATTTGGGATGGGGAGGTGATTCTGGCAGATGAAACCTATCTCGATGAAATGAAGAATACTTCACAAGACTTTAATAAGGCCTACGGATATTTGTGGTGGCTGAATGGCAAAAGCACCTATCTTGCACCTGGCTTACCCATTGAGTTCGATGGGGAACTTATACCCAATGCGCCAACGGACACCTATGCTGGTCTGGGAAAAAATGACCAAAAATTATACATCGTTCCCAGTTTGGGATTGGTCATTGTACGAATGGGAGAGGACGCTGGAGAAAACCTTTTGGGTCCCTCAAGTTTTGATAATGCCCTTTGGGAAAAGCTAAATGCATTTATAAATTAA
- a CDS encoding amidase family protein, with product MKPNETTSESTSKKDKSLWVPYNDSAQVAANADHEKERMRYKFIQSKVLDKKKLFLPLYDEVSRFPEAKYKAMKPLVLEQDIPTIQLRISEGSFTYEDLVLFYLHRIYKYELPNETTLNTVIALNPKVLEEARALDANGQGHHPIYGMPILLKDNIGAAHMKTTAGAIALKDNQTNDAFIVERLKEKGALILGKVNLSEWANFVCSCPNGQSAVGGQTLNPYGRRVFDTGGSSAGSGTSIAANYAVAAVGTETSGSILSPSGQNSVVGMKPTVGLLSRTGIVPISSTLDTPGPMTKNVIDNGILLDAMRGFDDNDDKSVQADWDEKWYNNEKATLKGKRFGALANYVEQDSIYKETLEKLKQAGAVIIEFEPPEVEFEGFLSILNVDMKNDLPKYIATSVLDKEAVTVSTVKDVVDFNLQDSLVRIPYGQARFDGILADTTSAEGLQLIKQRLRTNGRAYFNQPMAEHRLDAVLSINNYDAGMAAAAEYPALTIPMGYREDGEPVNLTFIAKQYQEGKLYDMGAAFEAITKARQLPEGYRD from the coding sequence ATGAAACCAAACGAAACAACTTCTGAAAGTACATCTAAAAAGGATAAATCCCTTTGGGTTCCCTATAACGATTCCGCACAAGTAGCAGCCAATGCGGACCATGAAAAGGAGCGGATGCGCTACAAGTTCATCCAAAGCAAGGTGTTGGACAAAAAAAAATTGTTTTTACCACTTTATGATGAGGTTTCCCGATTTCCGGAAGCGAAATATAAAGCGATGAAACCGTTGGTCTTGGAGCAGGACATTCCCACGATTCAATTACGGATTTCTGAAGGAAGTTTCACCTATGAGGATTTGGTGCTGTTCTATTTACACCGCATTTACAAATACGAATTGCCCAATGAAACTACCTTGAACACGGTGATTGCCTTAAATCCCAAAGTATTGGAAGAAGCCCGTGCGTTGGATGCCAATGGCCAAGGGCACCATCCCATTTACGGCATGCCCATTCTATTAAAGGATAATATTGGTGCCGCCCATATGAAAACCACCGCCGGAGCCATTGCCCTTAAGGACAACCAAACCAATGACGCCTTTATTGTAGAGCGGCTAAAAGAAAAGGGCGCATTGATATTGGGCAAGGTAAACCTGAGCGAATGGGCCAATTTTGTTTGCAGTTGTCCCAATGGGCAAAGCGCCGTGGGCGGTCAAACGCTAAACCCGTATGGTCGTCGTGTTTTTGATACTGGAGGGTCCAGTGCGGGCAGCGGTACCTCCATTGCCGCTAATTATGCAGTAGCTGCTGTAGGTACGGAAACTTCAGGTTCCATTTTGTCCCCTTCCGGTCAGAATTCGGTAGTGGGCATGAAACCTACTGTTGGATTGTTGAGCAGAACGGGAATAGTGCCTATTTCAAGTACCTTGGATACCCCCGGTCCCATGACCAAAAATGTGATTGATAATGGTATCCTATTGGATGCCATGCGGGGTTTTGATGACAATGATGACAAATCCGTGCAAGCGGATTGGGATGAAAAATGGTATAACAATGAGAAGGCAACCCTAAAAGGAAAGCGGTTTGGTGCACTGGCAAATTATGTGGAACAGGATTCCATTTATAAAGAAACCCTGGAAAAACTGAAGCAGGCAGGTGCCGTTATTATTGAATTTGAACCACCGGAGGTCGAATTTGAGGGCTTTCTTTCCATTTTGAACGTTGATATGAAAAACGACCTCCCCAAATACATAGCAACTTCGGTCTTGGATAAAGAGGCGGTAACTGTTTCCACGGTCAAGGACGTTGTGGATTTTAACTTACAGGATTCCCTGGTTCGAATTCCTTACGGACAGGCACGCTTTGATGGAATTTTGGCCGATACGACTTCAGCCGAAGGTTTACAACTGATCAAACAACGTTTGCGAACCAATGGAAGGGCGTATTTTAACCAACCCATGGCAGAACATCGTTTGGATGCCGTATTATCGATCAACAATTATGATGCCGGGATGGCAGCTGCGGCCGAGTATCCTGCCCTGACCATTCCCATGGGATATCGTGAAGATGGAGAGCCCGTCAATCTTACCTTTATTGCCAAGCAATACCAAGAAGGGAAGTTATATGATATGGGCGCCGCTTTTGAAGCCATAACCAAAGCAAGACAACTTCCAGAAGGGTACCGGGATTAA
- the rimO gene encoding 30S ribosomal protein S12 methylthiotransferase RimO, producing the protein MRTKSLKKNKINVVTLGCSKNVYDSEVLMGQLRANNKEVAHEEEGNVVVINTCGFIANAKEESVNTILEYVQKKEEGSVDKVFVTGCLSERYKPDLEKEIPNVDAYFGTSDLPNLLKALGADYKHELLGERLTTTPKNYAYLKIAEGCDRPCSFCAIPLMRGKHKSKPMEELVVEAEKLAAKGVKELILIAQDLTYYGLDLYKKRNLAELLKQLAKVDGIEWIRLHYAFPTGFPMDVLEVMKQEAKICNYIDIPLQHIADPILKSMRRGTTKAKTTKLLQDFREAVPEMAIRTTLIVGYPGETEEDFQTLKEWVKNMRFERLGCFTYSHEENTHAYSLKDDVPEEIKQQRANEIMEVQSQISWELNQEKIGKTFRCIIDRKEGNYFVGRTEFDSPDVDNEVLVDASRHYVKIGDFTEIMITEASDFDLYGEPVE; encoded by the coding sequence ATGCGCACAAAATCCCTTAAAAAGAACAAAATCAATGTAGTGACCTTGGGTTGCAGTAAAAATGTCTACGACTCAGAGGTGTTGATGGGGCAACTTCGTGCCAACAATAAAGAAGTGGCCCACGAGGAAGAGGGCAATGTGGTGGTCATCAATACCTGCGGTTTTATTGCCAATGCCAAGGAGGAAAGCGTGAATACCATATTGGAATATGTGCAGAAAAAGGAAGAGGGAAGTGTGGATAAGGTCTTTGTGACCGGTTGTTTGAGTGAACGTTATAAACCCGATCTGGAGAAAGAAATCCCCAATGTGGACGCATACTTTGGCACCAGTGATTTACCCAATCTCTTAAAGGCCCTAGGTGCGGATTATAAGCATGAACTACTAGGGGAACGTTTGACGACCACTCCAAAGAACTATGCCTACCTAAAAATTGCCGAAGGCTGTGATAGGCCCTGCTCATTTTGTGCCATCCCATTAATGCGGGGTAAGCATAAGAGCAAACCTATGGAGGAATTGGTTGTTGAAGCTGAAAAGTTAGCGGCCAAAGGCGTCAAAGAACTGATTTTAATCGCCCAAGACCTTACATACTATGGTTTGGATCTCTATAAAAAGCGAAATCTTGCGGAACTTTTAAAACAATTGGCCAAAGTAGATGGCATTGAGTGGATTCGATTGCACTATGCCTTTCCAACAGGTTTCCCTATGGACGTTTTGGAGGTGATGAAGCAAGAAGCCAAGATCTGTAACTATATTGATATTCCGTTGCAACATATCGCGGACCCCATCCTAAAAAGTATGCGAAGGGGTACGACCAAGGCAAAGACTACAAAATTGCTTCAGGATTTTAGAGAGGCGGTCCCGGAAATGGCCATTAGAACTACCTTGATCGTGGGTTACCCCGGGGAAACTGAGGAAGATTTTCAAACTTTGAAGGAATGGGTCAAGAATATGCGTTTTGAACGGTTGGGATGTTTTACCTACAGCCATGAGGAGAATACCCATGCCTATTCCCTGAAAGATGATGTTCCCGAGGAAATCAAACAACAACGGGCCAACGAAATTATGGAGGTACAATCCCAGATTTCATGGGAATTGAACCAGGAAAAGATAGGAAAAACATTTCGTTGTATCATCGATCGTAAGGAAGGCAATTACTTTGTGGGTCGTACGGAATTCGATTCACCCGATGTGGACAACGAAGTCCTTGTGGATGCCTCCAGGCATTACGTAAAGATTGGTGATTTTACCGAAATCATGATCACCGAAGCCTCCGACTTTGATTTATACGGGGAGCCCGTAGAATAG
- a CDS encoding Gfo/Idh/MocA family protein codes for MKWTRRDLLKGLGGLPILGAVWWAGASNTVGKRRERSVILEQLNIQPSLPPAVPGISGEPIRVGIIGFGIRGEQLCRSLGFATKEWIEDMKVEVQENPNNKGLEDFMNQEKLNVQLAGVCDIFDYRAERALNSFSTEENKIKRYGTYQEMIQSGEIDAVVIATPDHWHAPIAIEALNNGVHVYVEKPMTHTIEETYRLREAANNSNAVFAVGHQHRQTLSFRTARDIVEKGTLGHVSLIQTNTNRNDDNGAWNYELHEKANPNTIDWQQFLGSAPQIPFNKNHFFRWRKWWAYGSGLSGDLLTHDYDRLNCVLNMGIPESVMASGGVYTHNDGRNVPDVMQVNMEFPNFTMGSSQVKGKERGMTFCYSATLGNGFNRPTILMGHDGTMELGNRLTIWPDGGSTRYAEMLENGKMSPGIPIYQYNPGANAPDAVSSATSQYFADKGLMWTYIDGKRVDSTFLHMREWLSAIRNGGKVSCGIKEGFEEAIAAHMAGLSWKLGKRIEWDRETETIKPIEGVDLDEVLLSNEMIRTDYITVS; via the coding sequence ATGAAATGGACTAGGAGGGATTTATTAAAAGGACTGGGCGGACTACCTATTTTGGGAGCTGTATGGTGGGCAGGTGCCTCAAACACTGTAGGAAAAAGACGGGAACGCTCCGTAATACTGGAACAGTTGAATATTCAACCTTCATTGCCCCCGGCGGTCCCCGGAATATCGGGTGAACCCATAAGGGTCGGTATTATCGGTTTTGGGATTCGAGGGGAACAATTGTGTCGGTCATTGGGTTTTGCCACCAAAGAATGGATCGAGGATATGAAAGTTGAGGTACAGGAAAACCCAAACAATAAAGGTTTGGAGGATTTTATGAATCAGGAAAAACTCAACGTCCAACTGGCAGGAGTATGTGATATTTTTGATTACCGGGCTGAGCGGGCACTGAACTCCTTTTCTACGGAAGAAAACAAAATAAAGCGCTACGGGACCTACCAGGAAATGATCCAAAGTGGGGAGATTGATGCGGTGGTCATTGCTACCCCAGATCATTGGCACGCGCCCATTGCCATTGAAGCCTTGAACAACGGGGTGCACGTGTATGTGGAAAAGCCAATGACACATACCATTGAAGAGACTTACCGCTTGCGTGAGGCCGCGAATAACTCCAATGCGGTTTTTGCCGTGGGGCATCAACATAGGCAAACCCTTAGCTTTAGAACGGCCAGGGATATTGTGGAAAAAGGTACTTTGGGTCATGTTTCACTAATTCAAACCAATACCAACAGAAATGATGACAATGGGGCATGGAACTACGAACTACATGAAAAGGCCAATCCCAATACCATAGATTGGCAGCAGTTTTTGGGTTCCGCTCCCCAAATTCCCTTTAACAAGAACCATTTCTTTAGATGGCGCAAATGGTGGGCGTACGGTTCCGGACTTTCCGGGGATTTATTGACCCACGATTATGACCGATTAAACTGTGTGCTCAATATGGGAATCCCAGAATCGGTAATGGCTTCCGGAGGGGTATATACCCACAATGATGGCAGGAATGTCCCAGATGTGATGCAGGTAAATATGGAATTTCCCAATTTCACCATGGGCAGCAGCCAGGTAAAAGGTAAGGAAAGGGGCATGACATTCTGCTATAGTGCAACCTTGGGCAACGGTTTTAACAGGCCAACCATCCTTATGGGACACGATGGTACCATGGAATTGGGAAATCGATTGACCATTTGGCCGGATGGTGGCTCAACACGCTATGCCGAAATGTTGGAAAATGGCAAAATGAGCCCTGGTATCCCCATTTACCAGTATAACCCAGGAGCCAATGCCCCGGATGCGGTTTCCTCGGCAACATCACAGTATTTTGCGGACAAGGGATTAATGTGGACCTATATTGATGGAAAACGGGTAGATTCCACCTTCCTGCACATGCGGGAGTGGTTGAGTGCCATACGAAATGGGGGTAAGGTGAGCTGTGGAATCAAAGAAGGTTTTGAGGAAGCCATCGCCGCCCATATGGCCGGTCTGTCCTGGAAGTTGGGCAAACGAATTGAATGGGACAGGGAGACCGAAACCATAAAACCTATAGAAGGTGTGGATTTGGATGAGGTACTACTTTCCAATGAAATGATTCGTACGGATTACATTACCGTTTCCTAG
- a CDS encoding DUF4295 domain-containing protein, with protein MAKKTVATLQSSSKRLTKAIKMVKSPKTGAYTFVESVMPPELVNDWLAKK; from the coding sequence ATGGCAAAGAAGACAGTAGCAACGCTGCAGAGCAGTTCAAAAAGATTGACCAAAGCCATTAAAATGGTAAAGTCACCCAAGACTGGGGCTTACACTTTTGTAGAATCGGTTATGCCACCAGAACTGGTAAACGATTGGTTGGCGAAGAAATAA
- a CDS encoding DUF2911 domain-containing protein, with amino-acid sequence MGSRVLAVFLLFPMVLVNAQITHPKPSPFSIVEQDIGLSKVRIAYSRPAVRNRHVFGPQQDGQQGLVPYGRIWRVGANESTKISVTTDMIVMGNLLPQGTYALYAFPEADMWKIAFHTHTEHWGDGRKNYNPQEDLFRVSVKPQSIPYHQENFLITFDSITHNSVQLQLIWARTKVSIPMTVDTDAQMEGEIAKQIAENPTAQTYYEAARYLQEQGRDFGRALTYLNKALEIGGDTYYFHRVKSLVEAGLGDFKGAISSAEKSLKIALELEKDEFVRMNEKNIKKWKALVENN; translated from the coding sequence ATGGGATCCAGGGTTTTAGCGGTGTTCCTTCTTTTTCCGATGGTTTTGGTGAACGCACAGATTACCCATCCCAAACCCAGCCCGTTTTCCATAGTGGAACAGGATATTGGCCTTTCAAAGGTCCGTATTGCGTATTCAAGGCCGGCAGTTCGCAATAGGCATGTGTTCGGTCCCCAACAAGATGGACAACAAGGTTTGGTGCCCTATGGCCGAATTTGGCGGGTAGGGGCAAACGAGAGTACAAAGATTTCGGTGACTACGGACATGATCGTTATGGGAAATTTGTTGCCCCAAGGGACGTACGCCTTATATGCCTTTCCGGAAGCGGATATGTGGAAAATTGCATTCCATACCCATACGGAACATTGGGGCGACGGTCGTAAAAACTATAATCCCCAAGAGGACCTGTTTCGGGTAAGCGTAAAACCGCAGTCGATTCCCTATCATCAAGAGAATTTTTTAATAACATTTGATTCCATTACCCATAACTCAGTTCAATTGCAATTGATTTGGGCCCGTACAAAGGTTTCCATTCCCATGACTGTGGATACGGATGCCCAAATGGAGGGCGAAATTGCAAAACAGATCGCTGAAAATCCTACGGCCCAGACCTATTACGAAGCTGCGCGATACCTTCAGGAACAGGGCAGGGATTTTGGGCGTGCGTTGACCTATTTGAACAAAGCGCTTGAAATCGGTGGCGACACCTACTATTTCCATCGGGTCAAAAGTTTGGTGGAAGCAGGATTGGGCGACTTTAAAGGGGCAATTTCATCGGCCGAAAAATCCCTGAAAATCGCTTTGGAACTGGAGAAGGACGAATTCGTTCGCATGAACGAAAAGAACATTAAAAAGTGGAAGGCACTTGTGGAAAATAACTAG
- the ftsY gene encoding signal recognition particle-docking protein FtsY, translating to MSLFKNIFSKDKKETLDKGLEKSKSSFFGKLSKAVAGKSKVDDEVLDNLEEVLVTSDVGVNTTLKVIERIEERVSRDKYLGTDELNQILREEIAGLLSETHVGEAEEFLVPEDKKPYVVMVVGVNGVGKTTTIGKLAHQFKKQGLKVVLGAGDTFRAAAIDQLQVWAERVDVPIVKQKMGSDPASVAFDTLNSAVADNADVVLIDTAGRLHNKVNLMNELSKVKRVMQKVVPDAPHDVLLVLDGSTGQNAFEQAKQFTKATEVTSLAVTKLDGTAKGGVVIGISDQFQIPVKYIGVGEGLEDLQVFNKYEFVDSFFKL from the coding sequence ATGAGTCTCTTTAAAAATATATTCTCCAAGGACAAAAAAGAAACCTTGGACAAAGGACTGGAAAAGAGCAAATCCAGTTTTTTTGGAAAGCTGTCCAAAGCCGTTGCCGGAAAATCCAAAGTGGATGATGAGGTGCTGGATAACCTGGAAGAGGTATTGGTCACCTCGGATGTTGGGGTAAATACCACCTTAAAGGTCATTGAGCGTATTGAAGAACGGGTTTCCCGTGATAAATACCTCGGCACCGATGAACTCAATCAGATTTTGAGGGAGGAAATCGCCGGATTATTGTCCGAAACCCATGTGGGGGAAGCGGAGGAGTTCTTGGTTCCCGAAGATAAAAAGCCCTATGTGGTTATGGTCGTTGGGGTCAATGGTGTGGGCAAGACCACGACCATTGGAAAACTGGCCCACCAGTTTAAAAAACAAGGGCTAAAGGTGGTCCTGGGTGCAGGGGATACCTTCCGGGCCGCTGCCATTGACCAGTTACAGGTTTGGGCAGAACGGGTGGACGTTCCCATTGTCAAACAAAAAATGGGCAGCGATCCCGCTTCCGTTGCTTTTGATACCTTGAATTCCGCTGTGGCAGATAATGCGGATGTGGTGTTGATCGATACCGCAGGGCGATTGCACAATAAAGTCAATTTGATGAACGAGCTCTCCAAAGTAAAACGGGTAATGCAAAAAGTAGTCCCGGACGCACCCCATGACGTTTTACTGGTTTTGGACGGTTCTACGGGACAAAATGCCTTTGAGCAAGCAAAACAGTTTACCAAAGCCACGGAGGTCACCAGTTTGGCGGTGACCAAGCTGGATGGTACTGCCAAAGGTGGCGTGGTCATTGGTATCTCCGATCAATTTCAAATTCCCGTAAAATACATTGGAGTAGGGGAAGGATTGGAAGACCTACAGGTCTTTAACAAATACGAGTTTGTGGATTCGTTTTTTAAATTATGA